In the genome of Pseudomonas protegens, one region contains:
- the prpF gene encoding 2-methylaconitate cis-trans isomerase PrpF, whose translation MAFVAQIKIPATYMRGGTSKGVFFNLQDLPEAAQLPGAARDALLLRVIGSPDPYDKQIDGMGGATSSTSKTVILSKSIKADHDVDYLFGQVAIDKAFVDWSGNCGNLSAAVGSFAISSGLVDPARIPKNGVAVVRIWQANIGKSIIAHVPITNGEVQETGDFELDGVTFPAAEVQLEFLDPAAEEEGAGGSMFPTGNLVDDLEVPGVGTFKATLINAGIPTIFINAADIGYRGTELQGDINGDPKALAMFESIRAHGALRMGLIQHLDQAAQRQHTPKVAFVAPPADYQASSGKAIKAGDVDLLVRALSMGKLHHAMMGTAAVAIGTAAAIPGTLVNLAAGGGARSAVRFGHPSGTLRVGAEATQNGADWTVVKAIMSRSARVLMEGWVRVPGDSF comes from the coding sequence ATGGCATTCGTAGCGCAAATCAAGATTCCCGCCACCTACATGCGTGGCGGCACCAGCAAGGGCGTGTTCTTCAACCTGCAGGACCTGCCCGAGGCGGCCCAGCTGCCGGGCGCGGCCCGCGATGCCCTGCTGTTGCGGGTGATCGGCAGCCCCGATCCCTATGACAAGCAGATCGACGGCATGGGCGGCGCCACCTCCAGCACCAGCAAGACGGTGATTCTGTCCAAGAGCATCAAGGCCGATCACGACGTCGACTACCTGTTCGGTCAGGTCGCCATCGACAAGGCCTTCGTCGACTGGAGCGGCAACTGCGGCAACCTCTCGGCGGCGGTGGGCTCGTTCGCCATCAGCAGCGGCCTGGTGGACCCGGCGCGCATCCCGAAGAACGGCGTGGCGGTGGTGCGTATCTGGCAGGCCAATATCGGCAAGAGCATCATCGCCCATGTGCCGATCACCAACGGCGAGGTTCAGGAAACCGGTGATTTCGAGCTGGATGGGGTGACCTTCCCGGCGGCCGAAGTGCAGCTGGAGTTTCTCGATCCGGCGGCCGAGGAAGAGGGCGCCGGCGGTTCGATGTTCCCCACCGGCAACCTGGTGGACGACCTGGAAGTACCGGGTGTCGGCACCTTCAAGGCGACCCTGATCAACGCCGGGATTCCGACGATTTTCATCAACGCGGCGGACATCGGTTACCGCGGCACCGAGCTGCAGGGCGACATCAATGGCGATCCCAAGGCCCTGGCCATGTTCGAGAGCATCCGTGCCCACGGTGCCCTGCGCATGGGTCTGATTCAGCACCTGGACCAAGCCGCCCAGCGCCAGCACACGCCGAAAGTGGCCTTTGTCGCGCCGCCGGCGGATTACCAGGCTTCCAGCGGCAAGGCGATCAAGGCCGGGGACGTCGACCTGCTGGTGCGGGCCCTGTCCATGGGCAAGCTGCACCACGCGATGATGGGCACCGCGGCGGTGGCCATTGGCACCGCGGCGGCGATTCCCGGGACCCTGGTCAATCTGGCGGCCGGCGGCGGTGCGCGCAGCGCGGTGCGTTTTGGTCACCCTTCGGGCACCTTGCGCGTCGGCGCCGAAGCCACGCAAAACGGCGCTGACTGGACCGTGGTCAAGGCCATCATGAGCCGCAGCGCGCGGGTGCTGATGGAAGGCTGGGTGCGCGTGCCCGGCGACAGTTTCTAG
- the acnD gene encoding Fe/S-dependent 2-methylisocitrate dehydratase AcnD: protein MNTEFRKTLPGSQLDYFDARAAVDALQPGAYDSLPYTSRVLAENLVRRCDPATLNASLGQLIERRDDLDFPWFPARVVCHDILGQTALVDLAGLRDAIADQGGDPALVNPVVPTQLIVDHSLAVECGGFDPEAFDKNRAIEDRRNEDRFHFINWTKKAFKNVDVIPPGNGIMHQINLEKMSPVIQVRDGVAFPDTCVGTDSHTPHVDALGVIAIGVGGLEAENVMLGRASWMRLPEIIGVELTGKLQPGITATDMVLALTEFLRKQKVVGAWLEFFGAGAAALTLGDRATISNMAPEYGATAAMFYIDQQTIDYLKLTGREDQQVRLVESYAKHTGLWADSLKSARYERGLQFDLSSVVRNMAGPSNPHARVATSELAAKGIAGQWSEVPGQMPDGAVIIAAITSCTNTSNPRNVIAAGLLARNANKLGLTRKPWVKSSLAPGSKTVAMYLEEAGLGHELEQLGFGVVAFACTTCNGMSGALDPVIQKEIIERDLYATAVLSGNRNFDGRIHPYAKQAFLASPPLVVAYAIAGTIRFDIEKDVLGLDANGREIRLKDIWPSDEEIDAVVKAAVKPEQFRKVYIPMFAIHEDTGPKVEPLYDWRPQSTYIRRPPYWEGALAGERSLKGMRPLAVLPDNITTDHLSPSNAIMLDSAAGEYLAKMGLPEEDFNSYATHRGDHLTAQRATFANPKLFNEMVQENGKVKQGSLARIEPEGKVTRMWEAIETYMQRKQPLIIIAGADYGQGSSRDWAAKGVRLAGVEAIVAEGFERIHRTNLVGMGVLPLEFLPGTDRKILGIDGTETYDVIGERTPRAQLTLVINRRNGERLEVPVTCRLDTAEEVSIYEAGGVLQRFAQDFLESAVAS, encoded by the coding sequence ATGAACACTGAATTTCGCAAGACGCTGCCCGGCAGCCAGCTGGACTATTTCGACGCCCGTGCGGCGGTCGATGCGCTGCAGCCCGGGGCCTACGACAGCCTGCCCTACACCTCCCGCGTACTGGCGGAAAACCTGGTGCGGCGCTGTGATCCGGCGACCCTCAACGCCTCCCTTGGCCAGTTGATCGAACGTCGCGACGACCTGGACTTTCCCTGGTTCCCGGCCCGCGTGGTGTGCCACGACATCCTCGGCCAGACCGCGCTGGTGGACCTGGCCGGCCTGCGCGATGCCATTGCCGATCAGGGCGGTGACCCGGCCCTGGTCAACCCGGTGGTGCCGACCCAACTGATCGTCGACCACTCCCTGGCCGTGGAATGCGGCGGCTTCGACCCGGAGGCTTTCGACAAGAACCGCGCGATTGAAGACCGGCGCAACGAAGACCGTTTCCACTTCATCAACTGGACCAAGAAGGCCTTCAAGAACGTCGACGTGATCCCGCCGGGCAACGGCATCATGCACCAGATCAACCTGGAGAAAATGTCCCCGGTGATCCAGGTGCGCGACGGTGTGGCCTTCCCCGATACCTGCGTCGGCACCGACAGCCACACCCCCCACGTGGACGCCCTGGGGGTGATCGCCATCGGTGTGGGCGGCCTGGAAGCCGAGAACGTCATGCTCGGTCGCGCTTCGTGGATGCGTCTGCCGGAAATCATCGGCGTCGAGCTCACCGGCAAGCTGCAACCGGGGATCACCGCCACCGACATGGTGCTGGCGCTGACCGAGTTCCTGCGCAAGCAGAAAGTGGTGGGTGCCTGGCTGGAGTTCTTCGGCGCAGGCGCTGCGGCACTGACCCTGGGCGACCGCGCCACCATTTCCAACATGGCCCCGGAATACGGCGCCACTGCGGCGATGTTCTACATCGACCAGCAGACCATCGACTACCTCAAGCTCACCGGCCGTGAAGACCAACAAGTGCGCCTGGTGGAGAGCTACGCCAAGCACACCGGCCTGTGGGCCGACAGCCTGAAGAGCGCGCGCTACGAGCGCGGTCTGCAGTTCGACCTGTCGTCGGTGGTGCGCAACATGGCCGGGCCGAGCAACCCCCACGCCCGGGTCGCCACCAGCGAGCTGGCGGCCAAGGGCATTGCCGGGCAATGGTCCGAAGTGCCGGGGCAAATGCCGGACGGCGCGGTGATCATTGCCGCCATCACCAGCTGCACCAACACCAGCAACCCGCGCAACGTGATCGCGGCGGGCCTGCTGGCGCGCAACGCCAACAAGCTGGGGCTGACCCGCAAGCCGTGGGTCAAGTCGTCCCTGGCTCCGGGTTCGAAAACCGTGGCCATGTACCTAGAAGAAGCCGGCCTGGGCCATGAGCTGGAACAGTTGGGCTTTGGCGTGGTGGCTTTTGCCTGCACCACCTGCAACGGCATGTCCGGCGCCCTGGACCCGGTGATCCAGAAAGAAATCATCGAGCGCGACCTGTACGCCACCGCCGTGCTCTCGGGTAACCGCAACTTCGACGGGCGCATCCACCCTTATGCCAAGCAGGCGTTCCTGGCTTCGCCGCCGCTGGTGGTGGCCTACGCGATTGCCGGCACCATCCGTTTCGATATCGAGAAGGATGTGCTGGGCCTGGACGCCAACGGCCGGGAAATCCGCCTCAAGGACATCTGGCCGAGCGACGAAGAAATCGACGCGGTGGTCAAGGCCGCGGTCAAGCCGGAGCAGTTCCGCAAGGTCTACATCCCGATGTTCGCCATCCACGAAGACACCGGCCCGAAAGTCGAGCCGCTGTACGACTGGCGTCCACAGAGCACCTACATCCGCCGTCCGCCGTACTGGGAAGGGGCCCTGGCCGGCGAGCGCAGCCTCAAGGGCATGCGCCCGCTGGCGGTGCTGCCGGACAACATCACCACCGACCACCTGTCGCCGTCCAACGCCATCATGCTCGACAGCGCAGCCGGTGAGTACCTGGCGAAAATGGGCCTGCCGGAAGAGGACTTCAACTCCTACGCGACCCACCGTGGCGACCACTTGACCGCCCAGCGCGCGACCTTCGCCAACCCGAAACTGTTCAACGAAATGGTCCAGGAAAACGGCAAGGTCAAGCAGGGTTCCCTGGCGCGGATCGAGCCGGAAGGCAAAGTCACGCGGATGTGGGAAGCCATCGAAACCTACATGCAGCGCAAGCAGCCGCTGATCATCATTGCCGGCGCCGACTACGGTCAGGGCTCGTCCCGCGACTGGGCGGCCAAGGGCGTGCGCCTGGCGGGTGTGGAGGCGATCGTCGCCGAAGGCTTCGAGCGCATCCATCGCACCAACCTGGTGGGCATGGGCGTGCTGCCGCTGGAGTTCCTCCCGGGCACCGACCGCAAGATCCTGGGCATCGACGGCACCGAAACCTATGACGTGATCGGCGAACGCACGCCGCGCGCGCAGTTGACCCTGGTGATCAACCGCCGCAACGGCGAGCGCTTGGAGGTGCCAGTGACCTGCCGCCTCGACACCGCCGAAGAGGTGTCGATCTATGAGGCGGGCGGGGTGCTGCAACGCTTCGCCCAGGACTTCCTGGAATCGGCCGTAGCCAGCTAA
- the prpC gene encoding 2-methylcitrate synthase encodes MAEAKVLSGAGLRGQVAGQTALSTVGQAGAGLTYRGYDVRELAADAQFEEVAYLLLYGDLPTQEQLAAYSAKLSKLRDLPQALKEVLERIPAQAHPMDVMRTGCSFLGNIEPEKDFSQQHDVTDRLLAAFPAIMCYWYRFSHEGVRINCVSDEQTIGGHFLHLLHGKKPSDLHVKVMNVSLILYAEHEFNASTFTARVCASTLSDLYSCVTAAIGSLRGPLHGGANEAAMELIERFHNPEEATAELLRMLERKDKIMGFGHAIYKDSDPRNEVIKGWSKKLADEVGDKVLFPVSEAIDKTMWEQKKLFPNADFYHASAYHFMGIPTKLFTPIFVCSRLTGWAAHVFEQRGNNRIIRPSAEYIGVEQRKFVPIERR; translated from the coding sequence ATGGCCGAAGCAAAAGTATTGAGTGGTGCAGGTCTGCGCGGCCAGGTCGCCGGGCAAACCGCGCTGTCCACCGTGGGCCAGGCCGGTGCCGGGCTGACCTACCGCGGCTATGACGTGCGCGAACTGGCGGCCGATGCGCAGTTCGAGGAAGTGGCCTACCTGCTGTTGTACGGCGACCTGCCAACCCAGGAACAACTGGCCGCCTACAGCGCCAAGCTGAGCAAGCTGCGGGATCTGCCACAGGCGCTGAAGGAAGTGCTGGAGCGGATTCCGGCCCAGGCCCATCCGATGGACGTGATGCGCACCGGTTGCTCGTTCCTCGGCAATATCGAGCCGGAGAAGGACTTCTCCCAGCAGCACGATGTCACCGACCGTCTGCTGGCGGCCTTCCCGGCGATCATGTGCTACTGGTACCGCTTCAGCCATGAAGGCGTGCGCATCAACTGCGTCAGCGACGAGCAGACCATCGGCGGCCACTTCCTGCACCTGCTGCATGGCAAGAAGCCCAGCGACTTGCACGTCAAGGTGATGAACGTGTCGCTGATCCTCTACGCCGAGCACGAGTTCAACGCCTCGACCTTCACCGCCCGGGTCTGTGCCTCGACCCTGTCGGACCTGTACTCGTGCGTCACCGCCGCCATCGGTTCGCTGCGTGGCCCGCTGCACGGTGGCGCCAACGAAGCGGCCATGGAGCTGATCGAACGCTTCCACAACCCCGAAGAGGCGACCGCCGAACTGCTGCGGATGCTGGAGCGCAAGGACAAGATCATGGGCTTTGGCCACGCGATCTACAAAGACAGCGACCCGCGCAACGAGGTGATCAAGGGCTGGTCGAAGAAGCTGGCGGACGAAGTCGGTGACAAGGTGCTGTTCCCGGTGTCCGAAGCCATCGACAAGACCATGTGGGAACAGAAGAAGCTGTTCCCCAACGCCGACTTCTACCACGCCTCGGCGTACCACTTCATGGGCATCCCGACCAAGCTGTTCACCCCGATCTTCGTCTGCTCGCGCCTGACCGGCTGGGCCGCCCACGTGTTCGAGCAGCGGGGCAACAACCGCATCATCCGTCCAAGCGCCGAGTACATCGGCGTTGAACAGCGCAAGTTCGTGCCAATCGAACGCCGCTGA
- the prpB gene encoding methylisocitrate lyase, with the protein MSSNKSTPGQRFRDAVASEQPLQVVGAINANHALLAKRAGFKAIYLSGGGVAAGSLGVPDLGITGLDDVLTDVRRITDVCDLPLLVDVDTGFGSSAFNVARTVKSMIKFGAAAIHIEDQVGAKRCGHRPNKEIVSQQEMVDRIKAAVDARTDDSFVIMARTDALAVEGLESALERAAACIEAGADMVFPEAITELEMYKIFADRVKAPILANITEFGATPLYTTEQLKSVDVSLVLYPLSAFRAMNKAAENVYTAIRRDGTQQNVIDTMQTRMELYERIDYHSFEQKLDALFAQKKG; encoded by the coding sequence ATGAGTTCCAACAAGAGCACTCCAGGCCAGCGTTTCCGCGATGCGGTCGCCAGCGAACAGCCGTTGCAAGTGGTCGGCGCGATCAACGCCAACCACGCCCTGCTGGCCAAGCGCGCCGGTTTCAAGGCCATCTACCTGTCTGGCGGCGGGGTCGCCGCCGGTTCCCTCGGCGTGCCTGACCTGGGCATCACCGGCCTCGACGACGTCCTCACCGACGTGCGCCGCATCACCGACGTCTGCGACCTGCCGCTGCTGGTGGACGTGGACACCGGCTTCGGTTCCTCGGCCTTCAACGTGGCACGCACCGTCAAGTCGATGATCAAGTTCGGCGCCGCGGCGATCCATATCGAAGACCAGGTCGGCGCCAAGCGCTGCGGTCACCGCCCGAATAAAGAGATCGTCTCCCAGCAGGAAATGGTCGACCGCATCAAGGCCGCGGTGGACGCCCGCACCGACGACAGCTTCGTGATCATGGCGCGCACCGACGCCCTGGCGGTGGAAGGCCTGGAGTCGGCCCTGGAACGCGCCGCGGCGTGCATCGAGGCCGGCGCCGACATGGTGTTCCCGGAAGCCATCACCGAGCTTGAGATGTACAAGATCTTCGCCGATCGGGTGAAGGCGCCGATCCTGGCCAACATCACCGAATTCGGCGCGACTCCGCTGTACACCACCGAACAGTTGAAATCCGTGGATGTTTCCCTGGTGCTGTACCCGCTGTCGGCGTTCCGCGCCATGAACAAGGCGGCGGAAAACGTCTACACCGCGATCCGTCGCGACGGCACCCAGCAGAACGTGATCGACACCATGCAGACCCGCATGGAGCTCTACGAGCGCATCGATTACCACAGCTTCGAGCAGAAGCTCGATGCGCTGTTCGCCCAGAAGAAAGGCTGA
- a CDS encoding GntR family transcriptional regulator produces the protein MLDQLEHPLPAQDDSETLSENVFRRIQAAIVKGEIAPGSKISEPELARTYGISRGPLREAIHRLEGQRLLVRVPHVGARVVSLSHAELIELYEIRESLEGMACRLAAQRMTTEEIDELRRVLDTHERDAAFQAGVGYYQQEGDFDFHYRIIQGAGNRTLTQMLCGELYQLVRMYRIQFSATPNRPHQAFAEHHRILDAIADRDGELAELLMRRHIGASKRNIARHYQDSAHQTATPRGES, from the coding sequence ATGCTGGATCAACTGGAACATCCGCTGCCGGCGCAGGACGATTCTGAAACCCTGTCCGAAAACGTCTTCCGGCGTATCCAGGCCGCCATCGTCAAGGGCGAGATCGCCCCGGGCAGCAAGATATCCGAACCGGAGCTGGCCCGAACCTACGGCATCAGTCGTGGCCCGTTGCGCGAGGCGATTCACCGCCTCGAAGGCCAGCGCCTGCTGGTACGGGTGCCCCATGTCGGCGCCCGGGTGGTGTCCCTGAGCCACGCCGAACTGATCGAACTCTACGAAATCCGCGAATCCCTGGAAGGCATGGCCTGTCGCCTGGCGGCGCAGCGCATGACCACCGAGGAGATCGACGAGCTGCGCCGGGTGCTCGATACCCACGAGCGCGATGCAGCGTTCCAGGCCGGCGTCGGCTACTACCAGCAGGAAGGGGATTTCGACTTCCACTACCGGATCATCCAGGGCGCGGGCAATCGCACCCTCACGCAGATGCTCTGCGGCGAGCTGTATCAACTGGTGCGCATGTATCGCATCCAGTTCTCCGCGACCCCCAACCGCCCGCACCAGGCGTTCGCCGAACACCACCGGATTCTCGATGCCATTGCCGATCGCGACGGCGAACTGGCCGAGTTGTTGATGCGCCGCCACATCGGCGCCTCGAAACGCAATATTGCGCGTCACTACCAGGACAGCGCCCATCAGACAGCCACTCCACGAGGTGAGTCATGA
- a CDS encoding ATP-dependent zinc protease — translation MRLKALPLLLCLLALPGISAAAGKTVYGLNEYARLSDIDLEVAAKLDTGAKTASLSARDIKRFKRNGESWVRFYLAIDTAHSHPIERPLARVSKIKRRAGDYDPDEDKNYTARPVIALDVCMGSALRSIEVNLTDRSTFQFPLLIGSEALKRFDALVDPSLKYAAGKPACATDAHTAE, via the coding sequence ATGAGACTCAAGGCCCTCCCCCTCCTCCTCTGCCTGCTTGCCTTGCCCGGCATCAGTGCCGCCGCCGGCAAGACTGTCTACGGTTTGAATGAATATGCACGGTTGTCGGACATTGACCTGGAAGTCGCGGCCAAGCTCGACACCGGCGCCAAGACCGCTTCCCTGAGTGCCCGCGACATCAAGCGCTTCAAGCGCAATGGCGAATCCTGGGTGCGTTTCTACCTGGCCATCGACACCGCCCACAGCCACCCCATCGAGCGGCCTCTGGCCCGGGTCAGCAAGATCAAGCGCCGCGCCGGCGACTATGACCCCGATGAAGACAAGAACTACACCGCCCGGCCGGTGATCGCCCTGGATGTGTGCATGGGCAGCGCCTTGCGCAGCATCGAAGTGAACTTGACCGACCGCAGCACCTTCCAATTCCCGCTGCTGATCGGCTCCGAAGCCCTGAAACGCTTCGATGCGCTGGTCGACCCCAGTCTTAAATACGCTGCTGGCAAACCCGCCTGCGCCACCGACGCTCATACCGCAGAGTAA
- a CDS encoding inactive transglutaminase family protein, with product MRSLTLHLKVLIAILVVLGISITAYQIFVLGIPVTEDATDDLWNIDAKVEFVANGKDPIKIQMFVPPLSRDYVSLNESFISNNYGVSVNRVDGNRKVTWSARRAKGNQTLYYRLVLTKRYSAEKSKIKGPTFRDSMAVEGPEKIAAEALLAPIRQHSADVETFISEAIKRVNNASDDNAKLLLAGDPSSANKAKIVELLLSIAHVPMEKVHTIRLVADQPQTPELWLRSFNGTDWLYFNPETGEQGMPSDRLLWWTGDDNLITVDGGKKANVTFSLNNSEMNAIRLAKLTDENTDANFLEYSLYGLPLQTQQTFMIMVMIPIGVLVILVLRNLIGLQTLGTFTPVLIALAFRETQLGFGIVLFTVITALGLSLRSYLEHLKLQMLPRLSVVLTFVVVLIAAISLFSHKLGLERGLSVALFPMVILTMTIERLSITWEERGAGHAMKVAIGTLFAASLAHLIMSVPELTYFVFTFPAMLLILVGFMLAMGRYRGYRLTELMRFKAFVKADS from the coding sequence ATGCGTTCTCTTACCCTTCATCTGAAAGTCCTGATCGCCATCCTGGTGGTGCTGGGCATTTCGATCACGGCCTATCAGATTTTCGTGCTGGGCATTCCGGTGACCGAAGACGCCACCGACGATCTGTGGAACATCGACGCCAAGGTCGAATTCGTCGCCAACGGCAAGGACCCGATCAAGATCCAGATGTTCGTGCCGCCCCTGAGCCGCGACTACGTGAGCCTCAACGAGAGCTTCATTTCCAACAATTACGGGGTGTCGGTGAACCGTGTCGACGGCAACCGCAAGGTCACCTGGTCGGCACGCCGGGCCAAGGGCAACCAGACCCTGTACTACCGCCTGGTGCTGACCAAGCGCTACAGCGCCGAGAAATCCAAGATCAAGGGCCCGACCTTCCGCGACAGCATGGCCGTGGAAGGCCCGGAGAAGATTGCCGCCGAAGCCCTGCTGGCGCCGATCCGCCAGCACTCGGCGGACGTCGAGACCTTCATCAGCGAGGCCATCAAACGGGTCAACAACGCCAGTGACGACAACGCCAAGCTGCTGCTGGCCGGCGACCCGTCCAGCGCCAACAAGGCCAAGATCGTCGAGTTGCTGCTGTCCATCGCCCACGTGCCGATGGAGAAAGTCCACACCATCCGCCTGGTGGCCGACCAGCCGCAGACCCCGGAGCTCTGGCTGCGCAGCTTCAACGGCACCGACTGGCTGTACTTCAACCCGGAAACCGGCGAGCAGGGAATGCCCAGCGACCGCCTGCTGTGGTGGACCGGCGACGACAACCTGATCACCGTCGATGGCGGCAAGAAAGCCAACGTCACCTTCAGCCTCAACAACAGCGAAATGAACGCCATTCGCCTGGCCAAGCTGACCGACGAGAACACCGACGCCAACTTCCTCGAATACTCGCTCTACGGCCTGCCGCTGCAGACCCAGCAGACCTTCATGATCATGGTGATGATCCCCATCGGCGTGCTGGTGATCCTGGTGCTGCGCAACCTGATCGGCCTGCAGACCCTGGGCACCTTCACCCCGGTACTGATCGCCCTGGCCTTCCGCGAGACTCAGCTGGGCTTCGGTATCGTGCTGTTCACGGTGATCACCGCGCTGGGGCTGTCCCTGCGCTCCTACCTGGAACACCTGAAGCTGCAGATGCTGCCGCGGCTGTCGGTGGTGCTGACCTTCGTCGTGGTGCTGATCGCCGCCATCAGCCTGTTCAGCCACAAGCTGGGCCTGGAGCGCGGCCTGTCGGTGGCGCTGTTCCCGATGGTGATCCTGACCATGACCATCGAACGCCTGTCCATCACCTGGGAAGAACGCGGCGCCGGCCATGCGATGAAAGTCGCCATCGGCACCCTGTTCGCCGCCTCCCTGGCGCACCTGATCATGAGCGTGCCGGAGCTGACCTACTTCGTCTTCACCTTCCCGGCGATGCTGCTGATCCTGGTGGGCTTCATGCTGGCGATGGGTCGCTATCGCGGCTACCGCCTGACCGAGCTCATGCGTTTCAAAGCCTTCGTCAAGGCTGATTCCTGA
- a CDS encoding alpha-L-glutamate ligase-like protein: protein MFGLWKTWKALEARGIMGINRRNADYVLKYNKRSLYPIVDDKIITKERAIKAGIHVPELYGVISTEKEIDKLGEIIGGRNDFVIKPAQGAGGDGIIVIADRFEGRYRTVSGKIISHEEIEHHISSILTGLYSLGGHRDRALIEYRVTPDQIFKSISYEGVPDIRIIVLMGYPVMAMLRLPTRQSGGKANLHQGAIGVGVDLATGLTLRGTWLNNIIAKHPDTTNAVDGVQLPYWDGFMKLAAGCYELCGLGYIGVDMVLDQDKGPLILELNARPGLNIQIANDCGLTQRTHAIEAHLEQLKTRGIVESVEERVRFAQELFGHIPPVEG from the coding sequence ATGTTCGGCCTGTGGAAGACCTGGAAAGCCCTGGAAGCGCGGGGAATCATGGGCATCAACCGGCGTAACGCCGACTACGTGCTCAAGTACAACAAGCGCAGCCTGTACCCCATCGTCGATGACAAGATCATCACCAAGGAGCGGGCGATCAAGGCCGGCATCCATGTCCCGGAACTGTACGGGGTGATCTCCACCGAGAAGGAAATCGACAAGCTCGGCGAGATCATTGGCGGGCGCAACGACTTCGTGATCAAGCCAGCGCAAGGCGCCGGGGGCGACGGCATCATTGTCATCGCCGACCGCTTCGAGGGCCGCTATCGCACGGTGTCGGGCAAGATCATCAGCCACGAGGAAATCGAGCACCATATTTCCAGCATCCTCACCGGCCTGTATTCCCTGGGCGGGCACCGCGACCGGGCGCTGATCGAGTACCGGGTGACCCCGGACCAGATCTTCAAGAGCATCAGCTACGAAGGCGTGCCGGACATCCGCATCATCGTGCTCATGGGCTACCCGGTGATGGCCATGCTGCGCCTGCCGACCCGCCAGTCCGGGGGCAAGGCCAACCTGCACCAGGGCGCCATCGGCGTCGGCGTCGACCTGGCCACCGGCCTGACCCTGCGCGGCACCTGGCTGAACAACATCATCGCCAAGCACCCGGACACCACCAACGCCGTGGACGGCGTGCAACTGCCCTACTGGGACGGCTTCATGAAACTGGCGGCCGGCTGCTACGAGCTCTGCGGCCTGGGCTACATCGGCGTGGACATGGTCCTGGACCAGGACAAGGGCCCGCTGATTCTCGAACTCAATGCCCGTCCGGGACTGAACATCCAGATCGCCAACGACTGCGGCCTGACCCAGCGCACCCACGCCATCGAAGCCCACCTTGAACAACTCAAGACCCGCGGCATCGTCGAAAGCGTCGAAGAGCGGGTGCGCTTCGCCCAGGAACTGTTCGGCCACATTCCGCCGGTGGAAGGCTGA